A window of Mesotoga sp. Brook.08.105.5.1 genomic DNA:
GATTTTCTACAGACGAGAAGTTGATTATCTTGTTACTAATGAAGGTGAAGTTGTCATTGTTGACGAGTTCACCGGCAGGTTGCTCCCTGGAAGAAGGTACTCTGAGGGTCTTCATCAGGCCATAGAAGCCAAAGAAAACGTGCAGATAAGACAGGAATCAGTCACTTTCGCAACTATTACCTTTCAGAATTACTTCAAGCTCTATGAAAAGGTATCGGGAATGACCGGTACGGCCGCGACTGAAGAATCCGAGTTCATTTCTATGTATAATACTCCGGTCGCCGTTATTCCGACGAACAAGAGAGTAATTAGGCTGGATAAAGAAGATGCAATCTATAAGACAAGGGAGGAGAAAAACGAAGCGATCACTGCTGAGATCGCTCAACGATATGAGAAGGGACAGCCAGTGCTCGTTGGTACTACTTCAATAGAAAAGAGTGAGCTCCTGAGCAAAATGCTGCAGAAAAAGGGGGTTCCTCATGAAGTCTTAAATGCAAAATACCATGAGAGAGAAGCAGAAATCGTGGCTAATGCAGGTGAGCGAAAAACCGTTACTATAGCCACTAATATGGCCGGGAGAGGAACTGACATAAAACTTGGTGATGGGGTTGTGGAACTTGGAGGACTGTACGTTCTTGGAACGGAGCGGCACGAGAGCAGAAGAATTGACAATCAGCTAGTTGGCAGATCAGGTAGACAGGGCGACCCAGGAGAGTCAAGATTCTTCCTCTCTACTGAAGATGATCTTCTTCGACTGTTCGGTGGCGAACGAATGCAATCGATTATGAATACCCTCAAGATCGAAAAAGGTCAACCAATAGAGCATTCGCTTCTAAGCAGGATTATTTCGTCTGCTCAAAAAAAGATTGAGGGAATGCATTTCGAGATTAGGAGACGCCTTTACGAGCTCGATTCGGTTATTGATCAGCAGAGGAGCGCCATATATGCTCACCGCAACTGGGTATTGAAGGGCGAAGAGATCGATTCGAATGTCTTTGAGATTATTGAAGATGTAGTTGATAGAAGACTGTCGGGACTTGCGCAGCTTCCTTCTTTTGAAGATATTAAAGTCTCCTTCAGTTTCCTGCCTGCAGGGGACATTGAGCGGCTCAAGGACATTAAGAACGTCGAGGAGCTTAGAAACGTAACCTTGTCGCTTCTGCAGAAGATTTATGCCGAAAAGAAGGCTTCATTTGGAGATGAGTTCCCTCAGGTGATGAAGTACATTATGCTAAGGATGATCGATGAGAGATGGAGAAGACACCTAGAATCTATTGAGCACCTCAAAGACTCGGTGGGTTTAAGAGCTTACGGTCAGAAAGATCCTGTGATAGAATTCAAGAAAGAGTCTTTCATTCTTTTTCAGCAGTTGACCGATTCTCTTTATGATGACATTGCCAGTGCCATAGTCAGAATAGTTAGAGTCGATAGTGATAAGGCCAAGCAAAACGCCGACAAGGAATTCAGAAGTCTTCAAGCTATGCACTCGGATTTCAGTGGAGTCGGAGGAGAAAAAAAGGCAGACACTGGCGGCAAGAAGAAGGGCACAAAAAGGTTCAAGGTGAAACGTTAGTCCGGAGGTGTAACTTGATTAGCTATGAAACAAACTTGAGAATTCAAGAGCTGAGGGAGAAATTCGATTCAATAAGAGAGACTCTTGATCTCGAGAAGATAGATGAGAAACTGAAGGATATCGAAAAAAGGATGAGTGATCCCTCAATATGGAACGACCAAAGAGAGGCTTCCAAGCTGGGAATAGATGCGCAGTCGCTCCGCGGAATCCTTGCTCTTCTAAGGGATGTGGAAGAGGAGTTTGAAAGCATTGACATTGCTGTTGAGCTATCGGGAGAAGACGAAAGCTTCGTCAAGAACGTTGAAGAGCTTGTAAGATCGGCGGAAAAGAAGGTCAGGGAGTTTGAGCTAACGATCCTCCTGAGCGGAAAGTACGATAATAACAACTGTTTTATGTCAATTCACCCAGGTGCCGGAGGAACCGAGTCCCAGGACTGGGCGTCAATGCTAATGAGGATGTACATGAGATGGGCCGAAGGAAATGGATACAGAATAACTATAGTCGATGAATTGCCTGGAGATGAGGCAGGAATCAAGAGTGTAACCCTGAATTTGGCTGGTCCACATGCCTATGGAAAGCTGAAGTTTGAGGCGGGTGTCCACAGGCTAGTAAGAATTTCTCCATTTGATGCAAATCACAGAAGACACACTTCTTTTGCTTCTGTTAGTGTCTTTCCCGAGATGGATGAAGTACCTGAAATCGAGATAAAACCTGAAGACCTCAAGGTCGATACATACAGATCCGGCGGTGCCGGTGGGCAGCATGTGAACAAAACAGACTCTGCCGTTAGAATTACTCATCTTCCAACAGGAATAGTTGTTGCATGTCAGACGGAAAGGTCTCAGCACCAAAACAAGGCAAATGCAATGAAGATGCTCTACGCAAAGCTATTTGAAATCGAGATAGAGAAAAAGCGTAACGAGAAACTCAAGCTAATGGGTGATCAAAAAGATATTTCGTGGGGAAATCAGATAAGATCATACGTATTCCAGCCTTACACAATGGTTAAAGACCACAGAACAGATGCGGAGACTGGCGACATTCAATCTGTAATGAATGGAGAGATAGACGAATTCATTGAGAAGGAACTGCTTTTCTTCTCATCAATAGAAAAATCTCTCGAATGAATATCGCTATGAGTTTGACTTTGGCTATAGAAAAATGTTATTATTCTTCCGAGCGGAGTGAATTCAGTGTCCAGGCAATATGATGAACACCACAGGAGCGTTATGGTTCACGAAGCGCTCCATTATTTGCTTGGTGGACGTATTGAGGGTACCTATCTTGATTGTACCGCTGGAGAGGGTGGTCACATAAAGGCAATACTGAAGGCCACCAACGGTCAGGCAAGAGTCATTGGACTGGATGTAGACCGTGAGGTT
This region includes:
- the secA gene encoding preprotein translocase subunit SecA, whose protein sequence is MGIFSKIFDKNKMLLKKYSKTVEKINELEREVSKYDRLDFVKKTEEFKARIDEGQSLESVLPEAFALAREAAKRTVKMRPFDVQLMGALSLNEGKIAEMKTGEGKTLVATMPLYLNALSGKGCHLATVNDYLAKRDAGWMGPVYEYLGLQAGFIQAAMEPMERKKAYDCDITYGTANEFGFDYLRDNLVYSLENKVQRGHNYVIVDEADSILIDEARTPLIISGPAQDSSSLYRQFAFFAKRFQAEKDFVVDEKDRTVTLTDEGIEKAEKLLQIENLYDPSNYDYIFHLLNALKAMIFYRREVDYLVTNEGEVVIVDEFTGRLLPGRRYSEGLHQAIEAKENVQIRQESVTFATITFQNYFKLYEKVSGMTGTAATEESEFISMYNTPVAVIPTNKRVIRLDKEDAIYKTREEKNEAITAEIAQRYEKGQPVLVGTTSIEKSELLSKMLQKKGVPHEVLNAKYHEREAEIVANAGERKTVTIATNMAGRGTDIKLGDGVVELGGLYVLGTERHESRRIDNQLVGRSGRQGDPGESRFFLSTEDDLLRLFGGERMQSIMNTLKIEKGQPIEHSLLSRIISSAQKKIEGMHFEIRRRLYELDSVIDQQRSAIYAHRNWVLKGEEIDSNVFEIIEDVVDRRLSGLAQLPSFEDIKVSFSFLPAGDIERLKDIKNVEELRNVTLSLLQKIYAEKKASFGDEFPQVMKYIMLRMIDERWRRHLESIEHLKDSVGLRAYGQKDPVIEFKKESFILFQQLTDSLYDDIASAIVRIVRVDSDKAKQNADKEFRSLQAMHSDFSGVGGEKKADTGGKKKGTKRFKVKR
- the prfB gene encoding peptide chain release factor 2 encodes the protein MISYETNLRIQELREKFDSIRETLDLEKIDEKLKDIEKRMSDPSIWNDQREASKLGIDAQSLRGILALLRDVEEEFESIDIAVELSGEDESFVKNVEELVRSAEKKVREFELTILLSGKYDNNNCFMSIHPGAGGTESQDWASMLMRMYMRWAEGNGYRITIVDELPGDEAGIKSVTLNLAGPHAYGKLKFEAGVHRLVRISPFDANHRRHTSFASVSVFPEMDEVPEIEIKPEDLKVDTYRSGGAGGQHVNKTDSAVRITHLPTGIVVACQTERSQHQNKANAMKMLYAKLFEIEIEKKRNEKLKLMGDQKDISWGNQIRSYVFQPYTMVKDHRTDAETGDIQSVMNGEIDEFIEKELLFFSSIEKSLE